The sequence CACAAATGGTGAAACATATATTACCGAAGCCATTTTTAATCCAAATGGAGATAGAATCCTATATTGTGGTGCTGAATTTTTGGGCAGTTATTCTCCAATTGCACGAAAAGCTCCCCATGACTTAGATTTATATTCAATTGCACTTGACGCCACAGATAAACAGAAACTGACAAATCTTAGTGCTTATGAATTATCATCTATTTCAATGAGCCAATCAGGTGATTCAATTCTATGCAAGTTGACTGAAAAAGATTTTAATGGAATCTATTTAATGTCACTATCAGATACTACAATAATTCAAAAAATTGAAGCTGTTAATAATCCAAGACCTCAAATTGGTAATTCATTTTATAACAATCCAGTTTATTCTAAAGATTATAAAAACATTTCATTTACTGCTCCCTATCAACTCTATACTTTGAATTTAGAAAGTAAAGAATGTGAAGAAATATGGTCAACATTTGGAAAAGACAATCAAGCTATGGTAATTTTTTCACGATTTTTTAACTCAAACGATAAAATTATATTTTCAATATTAAGAATTGAAAATCGACAATATTCAAGAAATGCTGAACTTTTAATAGTTGACTTAAAAACAAAAAAAACAACAGAGATTGAAATAAAATAACTATTGCCAATAATGTATATAAAAAAATAGGCGGGATAGTAATAAATTCAAGGGTTGTAGCCCGCTTCAATTTCAGTGTATGCTGATAGGAAAGAAACCCGCAATCGCCAAATTTTATAGCTACCGTAGCCAATGACATAACGCCTAAAAAATTGTTGATTTTATTTGCAGAAAGGTAAATTATTATTTACCTTTGTTGTTGAATTGAATTGATATAAAATTAATGAAGTGTTCTGAATTATACAGAGTTTTAATAAAAGATGGATGGTTTCCTGTTTCGCAAAAAGGTTCACATGTAAAAATGAAACATGATAAAAAATCAGGACTAATTATTTTTCCTAACCATGGTTCCCAAGAAGTAGGTAAAACTGGAGAAAAAAATTATAAAAGATGCACGGATAAAATAGAAATTAATACTGAAATTATTGATTATGAAAAAGTTAAGAAAAAAGATAAAAATGATTGTAGAAAAGACAGTTACTGGATTTTCTTCATATTCTGATGAGTATCCCATTTATACAACCGCACGGACAATTCCGGAATTAATAAATAATGCATTTGAAGCCGCAAGTCTTTATTTCGAAGATGAAAAAATAGAAATATTTCATTCAAATCTGCAATTCGAAGTTGATTTTAAACAATTTTTTCAATATTATAAAGTTCTCAATTCGAAATTTCTTGCTGATAAAATTGGAATGAATCCGACTTTGTTATCACAATATGTTCAAGGACACAAAAAACCTTCGGATTCACAGACAGAAAAGATATTATTAGGGATCCATCAGATTGGTCAGGAACTATCAGAAATTAATTTGATATATAGAAGATAGACAATGAAAGTGGCAAAGGCTACAACATGCTATAAATTAAAGCGGGCAGGAAGTGTAAATTCAACAATATAAAAAAGCGGAATTACAAATTCCGCTTAGCATTTATTAAAAATGAAACTATGAAATAAAAAAATCAATAAAAATCAATAAAATATTAATACCTAAACCATTTCCACAATTCTTTATATGTAACCTTTTTACCATACATTAATATTCCTGTTCTGTATATTTTGCCTGCAAACCATGTTGTACCAATAAATGTAAGTATCAATAAACCAGCAGATAATACCAATTCTGAATATGGAACACCAAATGGAATACGTACCATCATAACAATAGGAGAAGTAAAAGGAATAATTGAAAACCAAAATGCAATTTGCCCTTCAGGGTTTTGAATTGCATTTAGCATAACAACCATTCCCAGAATCAGAGGAATTGTTATTGGAAACATAAATTGTTGTGTATCGGCTTCGGAGTCAACAGCCCCTCCAATTGCTGCAAAAAGAGAAGCGTATAAAAGAAATCCTCCTAAAAAGAAGAAA is a genomic window of Bacteroidales bacterium containing:
- a CDS encoding helix-turn-helix transcriptional regulator — encoded protein: MIVEKTVTGFSSYSDEYPIYTTARTIPELINNAFEAASLYFEDEKIEIFHSNLQFEVDFKQFFQYYKVLNSKFLADKIGMNPTLLSQYVQGHKKPSDSQTEKILLGIHQIGQELSEINLIYRR
- a CDS encoding type II toxin-antitoxin system HicA family toxin, which encodes MKCSELYRVLIKDGWFPVSQKGSHVKMKHDKKSGLIIFPNHGSQEVGKTGEKNYKRCTDKIEINTEIIDYEKVKKKDKNDCRKDSYWIFFIF